The genomic region TTTGTTTAAATCAAAATAAAGAGCAGAGCTAGGCACAAGCAAGGCATTTTGCGATTTAGCGATGATAATATCAGCTGTGGCACTCATATCCGGGCGCAAAAGGAGGGATTTATTATCCACTTCAATGCGTGCAATGTAGCTTACAATTGTGTTGGAGTTGGCAGAGCTTGTTGATGAAGTGTTTTTGCTTCCATCGCCAGAGCCAAAATTTACCTTATTTACTTCTGCAAAAAAAGTCCTCTCCGGGTAAGAATCCACACTAAAATGTACTTCTTGACCCTCTTTTACCTTGCCAATATCTGCTTCGGAAATATAGGCTTTAAGGAGCATTTCCTCGAGATTCTCGGCGACTTTGAAAAGCACAGGCGCTTGAAAGCTTGCCGCCACACTTTGCCCAACTTCCACGCTTTTTGTTAGCACTACGCCATCAATTGGTGAGATGATTTGCGAATTTTTAAGATTAATGCTTGCGGTTTGTATGCTTGTTTCAATCTCTGCGATTGAGGCTTTTTTGATATCCACATCAGAACGCGCAGAAGTGTAGCTTGTCTTAGCATTTTGCAATTCCAAAAGGGAGGGCGATTTACCCCCGGTTTTATCATACAAATCCTGCAAGCGCTCATAATTCCACTTTTTATCTATCAAGGTTTGCTCGCTTGCTTTGAGTTGGGCTTTTGCGGAGTTTAGTTGGGCTTTATAGCGTGCAAGTTCTTGATTAATACTTTCAGGATTGATACGCGCGAGAATTTGCCCCTTTTTCACGCGATCATTTTCCTCGACAAGCACTTCTAGCACGATACCTGAAATCACACTGCCAATTTCTACTTCATTTGTGGGCGAAAGTGAGCCAGAAGCCGAAATACTCGCCTTTATGTCCCCGCGCGTAGGCTGGAGTGTCTCATATGAAAATGAAGGCGTGTGAAACTTCCAAAAATACACCACCACCGCGCTAAGAACAAATACAAGCGCGATAAAAACAAAAAGCCATTTTTTTTGCAAATGCGTTTTTTTGGGGTTGAGCGTGTCATAAATATTCATAGTTAATCCTTTGTCTCTAAAGAGGGCGAGTTAGATTCTATCTCTTGTGTGCGTTGCGCGTTTTTTGGCATAGAATCTTGTGTTTGAAAATCCACGATCCACAACGCCCCGCCAAATGCTTTAAATAACATCACCATTGAAATTGCCTCATTGATTTGCGAAGTGTGGAATTGAGAGCGCATTGAAAGATATGTGTTTTCATTAGTTAGAAACTCACTTCTGTCAATCATTCCATTTGCCTGCCTTTGGGTATCAATTTGCCACGCCTCTTGGCTTAGATCAAGTGCTAGGGAGAGATTTTGCGCCTGCTTTTTTTTGGAAGCTTTATCAAAAAGTGCGTTTTCCATTTCACCAAGCGCGGTGTTTATCGCCTTTTGCAAGGTGTAGTAAGCCTCTTTGCTTAGCTCTTGCTGGATTATGTAGTTTTGCTTTAAGCCTGTGCGATTAAATAAAGGCGTGGTGATAGAATTTGCGATTTGAAATACAAGAGAATTCCCCGTGGTGTTACTATAAAGCAACTCTCCAATTGAGCCATTAAGCGAAATGCTAGGTAGTCTTGCGGCATTTGCGTTTGTCTCTTTGTAGAGTTGGGAATACAGCGCGTAAATGCTAGATTCCACATCGGGACGTTGTAAAATCACTTCGCTTGGAAGTGCGTCAATGTCAAATTCTGCTATTTCAATAGTGCGTGGCAGGGAAAAATCCATATAAGAATCTAGCTCTTGCGCGTTCATATCAAGTAATACAAGCAACGCGTTTTTGTTTTGCTCGAAAGTATAAAGCGCATTTTCTAAGCTATTTTTTTGCGTGGTGGTATTTACTATCGCACTTTTGTGGGTGTTTATATCAATAAGTCCGGATTCATACTTTTGCTTGCTGATACTCTGTATTTCCTCGAGATTTTTTAGTAAGTCCTTGTTTTGTGCGATACTAAAGGCATTATCAAGCAAACTAAAATAATATGTCGCCACATCGCCAATGAGCGTGAGTTGTGTATTTGCGAGGTTGCTTTGGGCTTGTTTGTGAGCTTGCTTGCTTGATTTGCGTAGCGCATTGAGCTTACCAAACAAATCAAGTTCCCAGCTCATACTAAGGCTTGCATTTACGGAGTTTGTGCCCGGGCGCACGGCGAGATTCTGACTTTGCGTGCGTCTATCGGTGTAGTTGGTGTTAAGTCCAGTGTTGATTGTAGGCAAAAGGCTTGCGGTATTGATTTTTGCCTGCGCTTTTGCTTGCTCGATTCGTGAAATCATTATAAGCACATCGCTATTGCGCTCCAGCGCGATTGTTAGGAGTTTTTCTAAATCTTTGTCATTAAAAAGCAGGCTAAATTGTTTGAGATGAGAATCTGCCTTAAACTTTTTGCTAGTTTGCGCGCTATTTTGTGGGGTTTTGGAATCTTTACTTTGTGGATTCTGTGCGTCTTGTAGATTTTGCGCATTTTGCGGGGAATCTGTTTTTGTGTGATTCCTAAAAGTCTGCGGGATATGATTTTTGCTTTCTATCTCTTGTAGTGTGGGGATTTTTGTCGTGCAAGCCGAGAATATAACAATAAAGATAAGCAAAAAGATTCTAAAATGCAATGTAAAATCCTCATTTTGAAAGTGTGCTTGGCATTCTACAACGGGTAAATTTTATGATTTTGGGCAAATAAATTTATGTTGAGATTGTAGGTGGAAAAAGTGAATTAAATATGAAATGTTTATATGTTTAACTTTTTTTAATGTTTAACAACTTAGAATCCGCACGAGATTCTAACAAAAGGCTAAATATATGCAGCTTTCACGCACACAGATTAAGAATTTTTTCTTGCTTTTTCTTATGCTTTTTACACCTTTATTTATTCTAAATATTTTATTTCCCTCCCAAAGTGATGACTTAGGGGCATTTGGGGGGGGGGATAAAGGATTCTTCAATTCTTATTTTACTTGGAATGGACGTTTTGGTGAGAATCTTTACACGGGATTTCTTGCGCAGTTTAATCAAAGCATAATTTTTGATGTAATCAATGCAATTGTGGGCGCGCTCTTTTTTATTATCACTTTTATTTTGTATTTTGGGAGATTGCCGCAAAATAGGCTTGATTCTTACTCATTTATGTTGCTTTGTCTTTTGTGTATGCTTTTTTCTGTTTTTGGCGCGACTTTTTTGTGGGGAGCTGGGAGTTTAAATTATTTATGGGGAATTTCTTTCATTGTCTTGTTTTTGCTTCCCTTTAGATTCTTTTGGGCGGATTTTATGCGAGAAAATTCACTAGGTTATTGTTCTTTTAATTTTACGCAGTGCTTTTATGCAATTTGCTTGCTTCCGCTTGCTGTGGTTGCTGGAATGTCAAGCGAAGTGGCGGGTTTGATACTTTCAGGGATACTTTTTCTTAGCCTTGTGTTTGCTGTGTATAAAAAAATCAAACTGCCTCTTTGGTATATCTTTGGCGCGTTTGGTTTTTGGTGTGGGTATATTATCCTTTATCTTTCTCCGGGTTCAAGGGCTAGAGCTCAAGGATTGGAGGGATTTTTAAGTGTTGGGGATTTTCTAAATCTTTCATTTTTCGAGCAGATTATTCGTATAAATTCCGCTTTTAGGCATTTTTATAGTGATGCGTTCGTGGCATTTTTACTGATATTTTGCATAACTTATCTTGTTTTGAAGGGTAAATTTAACAAATATAGCTTTTTGTATTTGCCTGTTTTTGTGTTGGTGCTTGCCGTGATTAAAAATGTGAGTGCGCTTCCATTTTATATTTTAACTTTGTATTTGATTTATTCACTTAGGGAAAGAGATGAGAGATTTTTAGTGATTTTTTGGCTGTTTTTTGTTTGGGTGATGAGTGCGTGTATTCTTACTTTTACTGAAAATCTTGCACATAGAGCGCGCTTTGCTGATAATCTTTTGTTGTTTTTATCCATTATTTTAATATTTAGAATATTTTATCAAAAAAGCCTTAAGCCCTATATTTATGAAAGGACATTAGGCGCGTTGTTTTCTGTGTGTTTGGTCGTAGTTTTTGCTAATTTCTCACTTATGGCATACAATTGGAATCTACTAAAGCAAGATATTGCAAGGCAAAAATCACAAGGCATTGAAGATGTTGTTGTGAGTGAAAAATATTTTGTATGTCTTAAAAAATTTAAAGGTTGGGACAATCCGCAAGAAAATCCAGAATATTGGGTAAATCCAGCCTATGCAAAGCATTTTGGTGCGAAAAGCTTTTCTGTGCGCCCAGAAAAATAAAATCCATAGAAATAAAACAATAGAAAAGCTTTATAACTCCCAGCAAGATTCTTGCTTATAATCGCTTAAAACTTTTATGCCTTCACCGCTACATACGCGACAATGCGGATTCTTGGCGATTGTGATTTTGCGGAAGTTCATATCCAGCGCATCAAAGCTTAAGATTTTGTCAAAAAGCGGATTCCCTATGCCTATGATGATTTTTAGTGCTTCGGCAGCTTGGATAGTTCCTAGCATTCCAGCAATTGCCCCTAGCACACCGGCACTCGCACAGCTTGGGACAGAATCTGCAGGCGGCGGGGAATCAAACACGCACGCATAGCACGCGCTTTGAAATGGCTTGATACTCATACATTGTCCGCTAAAGCGCAAAATTCCGCCAAACACCAAAGGTTTTTTAGCCAGCACACACGCATCATTGACAAGAAACTTTGTTCCAAAGTTATCGCTTCCTTCAAGCACAAGGTCATAAGGCGCGATAATATCTAAGATGTTTTCCGCGCAGATTCTAGTATGATAGGTCTGCACGCACACTTCAGGATTGAGCGCATTAAGACGTTCTTTGGCACTTTGCACTTTTGGTGTGTCAAGAGAGGCGGTTGTGTGGATAATCTGACGCTGTAAATTGCTTAGCTCGACTTTATCATCATCTACAATTCCTATCTCTCCTACGCCAGCTGCCGCCAAATACAGCGCGCTAGGCGAGCCGAGCCCACCAGCACCGACAATTAGCACCTTTGCGTTTGCTAGCTTTTTTTGCCCCGTAACGCCCACGCCTTGCAAAATCAAATGCCGTGAATAGCGCTTCATTTGCGAATCATTAAACTCAAGCATACAATTCTCCTAATACAAAGTGTGAGGATTGTAGCATATTTATGCGTTATTGTTCCTGTGAGCTTACCTTTATCCACGATTGACAAATGATATTGTCGCTTCCTTGTATGCTGTGTATCCAAGGGCTTGGGGCGATGATGACTTTATGAGGATTAGATATGAGATAGGCAGCCCACCAACTATAAGTGCTATTAGCAAGTATGCCGTGCTTGCAATGTGCCATAAGTATCATATCTTCATAATGCAAAGAGTAATCACTTTGCACAATCGTAATAGGGTAGCCTATATCAAAGTTTTGTGCAAAATCCTTATCCACACAAAATACAAAAATGCTTGGATTTTCTACTCTTTTCAGTAGCTCTTTGAGCGCTCGCTTATAATAATCTATCCCAAGCTCCCAATTGATTCCTAAATAATCACCTCTGCGGATATGCAAAAAAGTGCTTTCTTTGGAATTAAGAATCTCTGCGAGTATGGCTTTGTTTATCGGGCTTGTAATGGGGGGGGGGGTAAATGCATTCTTAATGGCTAAAGAGATGTCTGAAAAATAGAGAGGATTCTGAAAAAAGCCCGTATAGTAAGAGTATGACTTTTTTTGTAGAAGCTTTGGATTATAGTCAAAAACACAATATGGTGCTAAAAGTGGCAAACCACATTTTTTCAGAACCTTACGCGCAAGCCAAGACTTCTTTGCTTTAAGCTTTTGCTCTTGTGTAGCATAGGGCAGAGTAATGGGAAATATATCAAGGCTTAAGGGCGGGTGCTCTTTGTGTTCTGGATTGTCATAAAGACTTCTATCAAGTAATATGGGCATATTAAAATGGTGTTTTAAACTCAAGGCAAAAGCATACTGAAACATTTGATTGCCTAATCCACAGCTCAATTCGACAATTTTCATTATTTCTCCTTAAATCAAAAGTTTAATCAATCTTTAGCACTGCTAAAAAAGCTTCTTGTGGTAATTCCACCTTGCCTATGGCTTTCATACGCTTTTTGCCCTCTTTTTGCTTTTCAAGCAGTTTGCGCTTGCGCGTAATATCCCCGCCATAGCATTTTGCAGTTACATTTTTCCCCATAGATTTCACGGTTTCGCGCGCGATGACTTTGTTTCCTACGCTTGCTTGAATCGCCACTTCAAACAGCTGGCGCGGGATAAGCTCTTTCATTGCCTCCACAAGTGCGCGCCCTTTTTCATACGCTTTGCTTTGCTCGACAATAGTTGAAAGTGCATCGACTATTTCACCCGCCACGCGCACATCAAGTTTAATCAAATCGCCCTCCCTATACTCGATAGGCTCATAATCAAAGCTCGCATAGCCTTTTGTGCAGGATTTCAATTTGTCATAAAAATCCATTACTATTTCATTGCTAGGGATTGCATATTG from Helicobacter himalayensis harbors:
- a CDS encoding efflux RND transporter periplasmic adaptor subunit, translated to MNIYDTLNPKKTHLQKKWLFVFIALVFVLSAVVVYFWKFHTPSFSYETLQPTRGDIKASISASGSLSPTNEVEIGSVISGIVLEVLVEENDRVKKGQILARINPESINQELARYKAQLNSAKAQLKASEQTLIDKKWNYERLQDLYDKTGGKSPSLLELQNAKTSYTSARSDVDIKKASIAEIETSIQTASINLKNSQIISPIDGVVLTKSVEVGQSVAASFQAPVLFKVAENLEEMLLKAYISEADIGKVKEGQEVHFSVDSYPERTFFAEVNKVNFGSGDGSKNTSSTSSANSNTIVSYIARIEVDNKSLLLRPDMSATADIIIAKSQNALLVPSSALYFDLNKAMQKLQPKASKNASVGTIFGPPPRPKAQFNAKENNASKNGTLWILKNGVPEVVSVEVGISDGRYTEIISGIDERVQIITALKNGK
- a CDS encoding TolC family protein; translated protein: MHFRIFLLIFIVIFSACTTKIPTLQEIESKNHIPQTFRNHTKTDSPQNAQNLQDAQNPQSKDSKTPQNSAQTSKKFKADSHLKQFSLLFNDKDLEKLLTIALERNSDVLIMISRIEQAKAQAKINTASLLPTINTGLNTNYTDRRTQSQNLAVRPGTNSVNASLSMSWELDLFGKLNALRKSSKQAHKQAQSNLANTQLTLIGDVATYYFSLLDNAFSIAQNKDLLKNLEEIQSISKQKYESGLIDINTHKSAIVNTTTQKNSLENALYTFEQNKNALLVLLDMNAQELDSYMDFSLPRTIEIAEFDIDALPSEVILQRPDVESSIYALYSQLYKETNANAARLPSISLNGSIGELLYSNTTGNSLVFQIANSITTPLFNRTGLKQNYIIQQELSKEAYYTLQKAINTALGEMENALFDKASKKKQAQNLSLALDLSQEAWQIDTQRQANGMIDRSEFLTNENTYLSMRSQFHTSQINEAISMVMLFKAFGGALWIVDFQTQDSMPKNAQRTQEIESNSPSLETKD
- a CDS encoding DUF6056 family protein: MQLSRTQIKNFFLLFLMLFTPLFILNILFPSQSDDLGAFGGGDKGFFNSYFTWNGRFGENLYTGFLAQFNQSIIFDVINAIVGALFFIITFILYFGRLPQNRLDSYSFMLLCLLCMLFSVFGATFLWGAGSLNYLWGISFIVLFLLPFRFFWADFMRENSLGYCSFNFTQCFYAICLLPLAVVAGMSSEVAGLILSGILFLSLVFAVYKKIKLPLWYIFGAFGFWCGYIILYLSPGSRARAQGLEGFLSVGDFLNLSFFEQIIRINSAFRHFYSDAFVAFLLIFCITYLVLKGKFNKYSFLYLPVFVLVLAVIKNVSALPFYILTLYLIYSLRERDERFLVIFWLFFVWVMSACILTFTENLAHRARFADNLLLFLSIILIFRIFYQKSLKPYIYERTLGALFSVCLVVVFANFSLMAYNWNLLKQDIARQKSQGIEDVVVSEKYFVCLKKFKGWDNPQENPEYWVNPAYAKHFGAKSFSVRPEK
- a CDS encoding HesA/MoeB/ThiF family protein, with the translated sequence MLEFNDSQMKRYSRHLILQGVGVTGQKKLANAKVLIVGAGGLGSPSALYLAAAGVGEIGIVDDDKVELSNLQRQIIHTTASLDTPKVQSAKERLNALNPEVCVQTYHTRICAENILDIIAPYDLVLEGSDNFGTKFLVNDACVLAKKPLVFGGILRFSGQCMSIKPFQSACYACVFDSPPPADSVPSCASAGVLGAIAGMLGTIQAAEALKIIIGIGNPLFDKILSFDALDMNFRKITIAKNPHCRVCSGEGIKVLSDYKQESCWEL
- a CDS encoding alpha-1,2-fucosyltransferase codes for the protein MKIVELSCGLGNQMFQYAFALSLKHHFNMPILLDRSLYDNPEHKEHPPLSLDIFPITLPYATQEQKLKAKKSWLARKVLKKCGLPLLAPYCVFDYNPKLLQKKSYSYYTGFFQNPLYFSDISLAIKNAFTPPPITSPINKAILAEILNSKESTFLHIRRGDYLGINWELGIDYYKRALKELLKRVENPSIFVFCVDKDFAQNFDIGYPITIVQSDYSLHYEDMILMAHCKHGILANSTYSWWAAYLISNPHKVIIAPSPWIHSIQGSDNIICQSWIKVSSQEQ